Proteins encoded within one genomic window of Parolsenella massiliensis:
- the ispH gene encoding 4-hydroxy-3-methylbut-2-enyl diphosphate reductase yields the protein MPKITVAEHAGACYGVQRALDLVQKVAREATGPIHTLGPLIHNPQVVEGLAAEGVTVVSDVPAEPGSTLVLRTHGVVPQVEKTARERGLHVVDATCPYVKRVHHAAERLQSEGYQVLVVGEAGHPEVEAILGHAPGAGAVSCVDELDEIELGRRVGVVVQTTQAKPTLDAVVSELMARTSEVCVINTICEATSERQKAARELAASSDVMVVIGGRNSANTTRLATICSASCERTHHIETCDELEVSWFVGAKCVGVTAGASTPTAQIDELVASIESLCASLA from the coding sequence ATGCCGAAGATCACCGTAGCCGAGCACGCCGGCGCCTGCTATGGCGTCCAGCGCGCTCTTGACCTCGTACAGAAGGTGGCCCGCGAGGCCACCGGCCCCATCCACACGCTGGGCCCGCTCATCCACAACCCCCAGGTCGTCGAGGGCCTGGCCGCCGAGGGCGTCACCGTCGTCTCCGACGTGCCCGCAGAACCCGGCTCGACGCTCGTGCTGCGCACCCATGGCGTCGTCCCACAGGTCGAGAAGACCGCGCGCGAGCGGGGGCTTCACGTCGTGGACGCCACCTGCCCCTATGTGAAGCGCGTGCACCATGCGGCCGAGCGCCTTCAGAGCGAGGGCTATCAGGTCCTCGTCGTGGGGGAGGCGGGCCACCCGGAGGTCGAGGCGATTCTCGGACACGCTCCGGGCGCCGGGGCCGTGTCGTGCGTGGACGAGCTTGACGAAATCGAGCTCGGCAGGCGCGTAGGCGTGGTCGTGCAGACCACCCAGGCCAAGCCCACGCTCGATGCGGTCGTGAGCGAGCTCATGGCGAGGACGAGCGAGGTCTGCGTCATCAACACCATCTGCGAGGCCACGAGCGAGCGCCAGAAGGCCGCTCGCGAGCTTGCGGCAAGCTCCGACGTCATGGTGGTCATCGGCGGCAGGAACTCGGCGAACACGACGCGACTCGCCACGATCTGCTCGGCCTCGTGCGAGCGCACCCATCACATCGAGACCTGCGACGAGCTCGAGGTGTCTTGGTTCGTCGGCGCCAAGTGCGTGGGCGTCACCGCCGGCGCCAGCACCCCCACCGCGCAGATCGACGAGCTCGTCGCCAGCATAGAGAGCCTCTGTGCATCCCTCGCATAA
- the der gene encoding ribosome biogenesis GTPase Der → MSKPIVAIVGRPNVGKSTLVNRIAQKKEAIVHESRGVTRDRSYHDADWNGVEFTLVDTGGIETGKSDDAFSGRIREQAEAACVEADVIVFVVDATTGVTDEDETVARILRRAGKPVFLVANKLDNPSDEKTLWDFYSLGLGEPRPISATHGHGTGDLLDEVVAALPEQIEEPAYPEDALRVAIIGRPNVGKSSITNRFAGKNRSIVSDVAGTTRDALDVVVEREGKRYRLVDTAGMRKRNLVHEDVEYYSLVRGLRAIDEADVCLLVVDASEGVTEQDQKVAGLAIERGCALVILLNKWDLVRTDEQREDVMMSVARRMTFAPWAPVIRVSALTGRSLDKVWAVVDRVGAAHAGKISTSALNNLLAQMREGGHTISKGAKRLRIQYANQTGNCPPAVTFFCNFPELIDDNFKRFLENRLRENFNLEGTPIRLRFRKKQQS, encoded by the coding sequence ATGTCCAAGCCCATCGTCGCCATCGTCGGACGCCCCAACGTCGGCAAGTCCACGCTGGTGAATCGCATAGCGCAGAAGAAGGAAGCCATCGTCCACGAGAGCCGCGGCGTCACGCGTGACCGCAGCTACCACGACGCGGACTGGAACGGCGTGGAGTTCACGCTCGTGGACACGGGCGGCATCGAGACGGGCAAGTCCGACGACGCGTTCTCCGGCCGCATCCGCGAGCAGGCAGAGGCCGCCTGTGTCGAGGCCGACGTCATCGTCTTCGTGGTTGACGCCACCACCGGCGTGACCGACGAGGACGAGACGGTCGCGCGCATCCTTCGCCGCGCCGGCAAGCCGGTCTTCCTCGTGGCAAACAAGCTCGACAACCCCTCAGACGAGAAGACGCTCTGGGACTTCTACTCCCTGGGCCTAGGCGAGCCTCGACCCATCTCCGCGACGCACGGCCACGGTACGGGAGACCTTCTCGATGAGGTCGTGGCGGCATTGCCCGAGCAGATCGAGGAGCCCGCGTATCCCGAGGACGCCCTTCGCGTCGCCATCATCGGCCGCCCGAACGTGGGCAAGTCCTCCATCACGAATCGCTTCGCCGGCAAGAACCGCTCCATCGTGAGCGACGTGGCCGGAACCACCCGAGACGCGCTCGACGTCGTGGTGGAGCGCGAGGGCAAGCGCTATCGCCTCGTCGACACGGCCGGCATGCGCAAGCGCAACCTCGTCCACGAGGACGTGGAGTACTACAGCCTCGTCCGCGGCCTTCGCGCCATCGACGAGGCCGATGTGTGCCTGCTCGTCGTGGACGCCTCAGAGGGCGTCACCGAGCAGGACCAGAAGGTCGCCGGCCTTGCCATCGAGCGCGGCTGCGCCCTGGTCATCCTGCTCAACAAGTGGGACCTCGTCCGCACCGACGAGCAGCGCGAGGACGTTATGATGAGCGTGGCGCGCCGCATGACGTTCGCCCCCTGGGCCCCCGTCATTCGCGTGTCGGCCCTCACCGGTCGCTCGCTCGACAAGGTCTGGGCCGTCGTTGACCGCGTGGGCGCTGCTCACGCCGGCAAGATCTCCACGAGCGCGCTCAACAACCTGCTGGCCCAGATGCGCGAGGGCGGCCACACCATCTCCAAGGGCGCCAAGCGCCTGCGCATCCAGTACGCAAACCAGACGGGCAACTGCCCGCCCGCGGTGACGTTCTTCTGCAACTTCCCCGAGCTCATCGACGACAACTTCAAGCGCTTCCTCGAGAACCGCCTGCGCGAGAACTTCAACCTCGAGGGTACGCCCATCCGCTTGCGCTTCCGCAAGAAGCAGCAGAGCTAG
- a CDS encoding glycerol-3-phosphate acyltransferase produces the protein MNINVVALVAYLAATYLVCGIPFGKIIARAKGVDIQSVGSGNIGTTNVAREIGKGAAAATLLLDAGKGALATGLAGVIFPLWVTGGAPVDPQAPAAGLVGLVMLAAVCGHIFSPFLGFHGGKGIAVGVGSLLGFAWPVGLIELGIFFVIAFATKRVSAGSVTVAGIVGIVLALFYGPNLGQDLIVEAAGLVVVWAHRSNIKKLIHGQEKAFSFHKAGDAPAPDDPGVGGAK, from the coding sequence ATGAACATCAACGTGGTTGCGCTCGTCGCCTACCTTGCCGCGACGTATTTGGTCTGCGGCATTCCGTTCGGCAAGATCATCGCCCGCGCCAAGGGCGTCGACATCCAGAGTGTGGGCTCGGGCAACATCGGCACGACGAACGTCGCGAGAGAGATTGGCAAGGGGGCTGCCGCGGCAACGCTTCTGCTCGATGCCGGCAAGGGCGCCCTCGCAACCGGCCTTGCGGGTGTCATCTTTCCCCTGTGGGTGACCGGTGGTGCCCCCGTTGACCCGCAGGCACCGGCAGCGGGACTCGTAGGGCTGGTCATGCTCGCCGCCGTCTGCGGTCACATCTTCTCGCCATTCCTTGGCTTCCACGGAGGCAAGGGGATTGCCGTGGGCGTGGGCTCGCTGCTGGGGTTCGCTTGGCCCGTGGGGCTCATCGAGCTTGGCATCTTCTTCGTCATCGCGTTTGCCACCAAGCGCGTGTCGGCGGGCTCTGTGACGGTCGCCGGAATCGTCGGGATCGTTCTCGCCCTCTTCTATGGCCCCAACCTGGGACAGGATCTCATCGTTGAGGCGGCAGGGCTCGTGGTCGTGTGGGCGCACCGCTCCAACATCAAGAAGCTGATCCATGGCCAGGAGAAGGCGTTCTCTTTCCACAAGGCAGGGGACGCGCCCGCACCGGACGACCCTGGCGTGGGTGGCGCCAAGTGA
- a CDS encoding NAD(P)H-dependent glycerol-3-phosphate dehydrogenase has product MSRVAVIGAGSWGTAVSCLVAQNADEVVLWSHGQGSADAINQTHHNPRYLVDVELPANVHATSDLAGAALGCSAVVLAAPSTHLRNMSRDLAASLGPDVAVLVLTKGIEAGTGLLMSEVAAAELGGEQRVAALSGPNHAEEVSLKMFSAAVLASPSEEIGEQLRDYVATPTFRVYLSDDLRGVETCGAVKNVIAIACGVCAGLGLGDNTLAAVMTRGIAEIGRIVSATGGKPMTCMGLAGMGDLVATCTSEHSRNRRFGETFVRGTTLEDFERETHMVVEGARAATSVRELAHSRGVEMPIVEGVWNLINGNASLDAVIDSLSGRAPNTEFYGMGAGPASK; this is encoded by the coding sequence GTGAGTCGCGTCGCCGTCATAGGTGCCGGCTCGTGGGGCACGGCCGTGAGCTGCCTCGTTGCGCAAAACGCCGACGAGGTCGTTCTATGGAGCCACGGGCAGGGGAGCGCCGACGCGATCAACCAGACGCACCACAACCCTCGCTACCTCGTGGACGTCGAGCTCCCAGCCAACGTCCACGCCACAAGCGATCTCGCAGGCGCCGCGCTCGGGTGCTCCGCCGTCGTGCTCGCGGCCCCCTCGACACACCTGCGGAACATGAGCCGCGATCTTGCCGCATCCCTAGGTCCCGACGTTGCTGTGCTCGTCCTCACGAAGGGGATCGAGGCGGGCACCGGACTACTTATGAGCGAGGTCGCTGCCGCCGAGCTGGGCGGAGAGCAGCGCGTGGCCGCGCTGAGCGGCCCCAACCATGCCGAGGAGGTCAGCCTCAAGATGTTCTCGGCGGCCGTGCTCGCCTCGCCGTCCGAGGAGATCGGCGAGCAGCTCCGCGACTACGTGGCCACGCCCACCTTCCGCGTCTACCTCTCCGACGACCTCCGTGGCGTGGAGACCTGCGGCGCCGTCAAGAATGTCATCGCCATCGCCTGCGGCGTCTGCGCGGGGCTCGGCCTTGGTGACAACACGCTTGCCGCCGTCATGACGCGTGGCATCGCCGAGATCGGCCGCATCGTCTCGGCCACCGGTGGCAAGCCCATGACCTGCATGGGGCTCGCCGGCATGGGCGACCTCGTTGCCACCTGCACCTCCGAGCACTCGAGGAACCGCCGCTTTGGCGAGACGTTCGTCCGCGGAACCACGCTCGAGGATTTCGAGCGCGAGACGCACATGGTCGTCGAGGGAGCCCGCGCGGCCACGAGCGTTCGTGAGCTCGCCCATTCGCGGGGTGTGGAGATGCCCATCGTGGAGGGCGTCTGGAATCTCATCAACGGAAACGCCTCGCTCGACGCCGTCATCGACTCGTTGAGTGGCCGAGCACCCAACACTGAGTTTTACGGCATGGGCGCGGGCCCTGCCTCTAAATAA
- the rpe gene encoding ribulose-phosphate 3-epimerase, which produces MLEDVMIAPSILSADIANLAADLDAISTADYVHVDVMDGHFVPNLTFGVNVVKAVKDNTSVPADVHLMISNPDEMAVEYARAGADIVSFHAEAATHANRIVAAIHEAGAKAGIVINPATPVSALEAIIEDVDLVLVMSVNPGFGGQKFIPNSLRKVSQVRALASEHGVSPIIEVDGGCSAANAAELAEAGATMLVAGSAVYGKSDRAAAIAEIREAARAGIAKRA; this is translated from the coding sequence ATGCTCGAAGACGTCATGATCGCCCCGTCCATCCTCTCGGCCGACATCGCCAATCTCGCCGCCGACCTCGACGCCATCTCCACGGCCGACTACGTCCACGTCGACGTCATGGACGGCCATTTCGTTCCCAACCTCACGTTTGGCGTCAACGTCGTCAAGGCCGTCAAGGACAACACGAGCGTCCCCGCCGACGTCCACCTCATGATCTCCAACCCCGACGAGATGGCCGTCGAGTACGCTCGCGCCGGTGCCGACATCGTGAGCTTCCACGCCGAGGCCGCCACGCACGCCAACCGCATCGTCGCCGCCATCCACGAGGCGGGCGCCAAGGCCGGCATCGTTATCAACCCGGCCACTCCGGTGAGCGCCCTCGAGGCGATCATCGAGGACGTCGACCTCGTGCTCGTGATGTCGGTGAACCCCGGCTTTGGCGGCCAGAAGTTCATCCCCAACTCCCTGCGCAAGGTCTCCCAGGTCCGCGCCCTGGCCTCTGAGCACGGCGTGAGCCCCATCATCGAGGTCGACGGTGGCTGCTCTGCCGCCAACGCCGCCGAGCTTGCCGAGGCCGGCGCCACGATGCTCGTCGCCGGCAGCGCCGTGTACGGCAAGTCCGACCGTGCCGCCGCCATCGCCGAGATTCGCGAGGCCGCCCGCGCCGGCATCGCTAAGAGGGCGTAG